The following are encoded together in the Verrucomicrobiia bacterium genome:
- a CDS encoding phosphatase PAP2 family protein has product MSAPNAKWKFLFWLFLGVAAIALAWRLDNRVDAALDVTSSPNWHRVAQWCSKIGEGWAVALWGILSAVIFFLMKRPEVAAKIFFVALTSEIAGLASIIVRAFVGRTRPNAHAPQGIYGLWHDSHWIIGKYEFSSFPSGHSAVVAGLAAAAWLFNPRWGAVAAVYAVAVMWSRIAQESHHLSDVTASIVLSIPIAVLMKKHFASTNEIFFEKLADKKAAGKSVARKF; this is encoded by the coding sequence ATGTCCGCGCCCAATGCAAAATGGAAATTTCTTTTCTGGCTGTTTCTCGGTGTCGCTGCAATCGCGCTTGCGTGGCGGCTGGACAATCGTGTTGACGCCGCGCTGGACGTGACGTCGTCGCCGAACTGGCATCGGGTCGCGCAGTGGTGCTCCAAAATCGGCGAAGGCTGGGCCGTCGCGCTTTGGGGAATTTTGTCCGCCGTGATTTTTTTCCTGATGAAGCGCCCGGAAGTCGCGGCGAAAATTTTCTTCGTGGCTCTCACGTCGGAAATCGCCGGACTTGCTTCGATCATCGTCCGCGCCTTCGTCGGACGCACCCGCCCGAACGCCCATGCGCCGCAGGGCATTTACGGCTTATGGCACGACAGCCACTGGATCATCGGCAAATACGAATTCAGTTCGTTTCCGTCCGGCCACTCGGCGGTCGTAGCCGGGCTGGCGGCGGCGGCGTGGCTGTTCAATCCCCGCTGGGGCGCGGTCGCGGCGGTTTATGCGGTCGCGGTCATGTGGTCGCGCATCGCGCAGGAATCGCACCATCTGTCAGACGTCACGGCCTCAATCGTTCTTTCAATCCCAATCGCGGTGCTGATGAAAAAACATTTCGCGTCCACGAATGAAATCTTTTTTGAGAAACTTGCCGACAAAAAAGCTGCGGGAAAATCTGTTGCAAGAAAATTTTAG
- a CDS encoding RNA polymerase sigma factor RpoD/SigA, whose translation MAAKTQKPKVAKAQRRAKTSAPAESKPAAYVIPEPNLPKPDEGDTTAFIRRESGRYDGDTAIRLYLREIGQVKLLTPDEEIQLAARIKKGDKKAREHMIKANLRLVVKIARDYEGIGLPLLDLISEGNIGLMKAVERFDPAKGGKLSTYGSWWIKQSIKRALANQSKTIRLPVHLVDKISKMRRTALKLQEFLGREPTDEELAEEMGISALRVSQMRTAAIRPASLDAPIGDEDSNNFSEIVQDENAESPYEQLEEKTVVNMLQEMVTTLDPREATILRYRFGLDGGSEKTLEDVGAKFGVTRERVRQIQNIALKKLRKMIEKFEAKKT comes from the coding sequence ATGGCGGCAAAGACGCAAAAACCAAAAGTAGCCAAAGCCCAACGACGCGCTAAAACTTCAGCGCCGGCGGAATCCAAGCCCGCCGCGTATGTCATTCCGGAACCCAACCTGCCCAAACCCGACGAAGGCGACACGACGGCGTTCATCCGGCGCGAATCCGGGCGTTACGACGGCGACACGGCAATAAGGCTTTATCTGCGCGAAATCGGACAGGTGAAATTGCTCACGCCCGACGAAGAAATCCAACTCGCCGCGCGCATCAAGAAGGGCGACAAAAAAGCACGCGAACACATGATCAAGGCGAACTTGCGCCTCGTCGTGAAAATCGCGCGCGATTACGAGGGAATCGGGTTGCCGCTGCTGGATTTGATCAGCGAAGGCAACATCGGTTTGATGAAGGCTGTTGAACGATTTGATCCGGCAAAGGGCGGAAAACTTTCAACTTACGGTTCGTGGTGGATCAAGCAATCCATCAAGCGCGCGCTGGCGAACCAGTCGAAAACCATCCGCCTGCCGGTGCATCTCGTGGACAAGATTTCCAAGATGCGCCGCACCGCGCTTAAGTTGCAGGAATTTCTTGGGCGCGAACCGACGGATGAGGAATTGGCGGAGGAGATGGGGATTTCTGCGTTGCGGGTTAGCCAGATGCGCACCGCGGCCATCCGCCCCGCGTCGCTGGATGCGCCGATCGGCGATGAGGACTCGAATAATTTTTCCGAAATCGTGCAGGACGAAAATGCGGAGTCGCCGTACGAACAACTCGAGGAAAAGACGGTCGTCAATATGTTGCAGGAGATGGTGACGACGCTCGATCCGCGCGAGGCGACGATTCTTCGGTATCGTTTTGGGCTCGACGGGGGCAGTGAGAAAACGCTGGAGGATGTCGGCGCAAAATTCGGCGTCACGCGCGAACGCGTCCGGCAGATCCAAAATATTGCGCTGAAAAAATTGCGCAAGATGATCGAAAAATTTGAAGCCAAGAAAACCTGA
- a CDS encoding adenine phosphoribosyltransferase, with amino-acid sequence MNQSRPTAADIERSIRTIPDFPKPGIQFKDITPVLADSNLFAGSIDLLTGRFKPGMVDAVVGIDARGFIFAAAAALRLEAGFVPVRKKGKLPYQTHEQDYDLEYGTSSIAIHTDAVKPGSRVLLIDDLLATGGTAAAAAALLQKVGAQILEISFLIELSFLNGRDKLKDYPVRSIVNY; translated from the coding sequence ATGAACCAATCCCGTCCCACGGCCGCCGACATCGAACGCTCCATCCGCACCATCCCTGACTTTCCCAAGCCGGGCATTCAATTTAAAGACATCACGCCGGTGCTCGCCGACTCGAATCTTTTTGCCGGCAGCATTGATCTGCTCACCGGCCGTTTCAAGCCTGGCATGGTGGATGCCGTCGTGGGCATTGACGCGCGGGGATTTATTTTTGCCGCGGCGGCCGCGCTGCGACTCGAAGCGGGGTTCGTTCCGGTGCGCAAAAAGGGCAAGCTCCCTTATCAGACGCATGAGCAAGATTACGATCTGGAATACGGCACGTCATCCATCGCCATCCACACGGATGCCGTCAAGCCCGGCAGCCGCGTGCTTTTGATTGATGACTTGCTGGCCACGGGTGGGACGGCGGCGGCGGCGGCGGCGCTCCTGCAAAAAGTCGGCGCGCAAATCCTGGAAATTTCTTTTCTCATCGAACTCAGCTTTCTTAATGGCCGGGATAAATTGAAGGATTATCCGGTTCGTTCCATCGTCAATTATTGA
- a CDS encoding glycosyltransferase family 39 protein, producing the protein MHWLQTLDAGLFHLINPALSNSFLDVVMPFFSGTPLFAPAIVIAAIIIGWKGGARGRVFLAMLILAIALGDSLICNTLKELIARPRPFFTLTDVHMPASIGKSGSGSMPSSHAANWFAATMVAFIYYRRSIRFMLPMALLVSFSRIYNGVHYPSDVLAGAILGAGYAAGGVWTLDAIWKWAGARWFPLWWRRMPSLMNPVILPAPAPGDAELLNQHWMRLGYTLIFAQLFANLWYIASGLITLSEDEAYQWIWSKHLAISYYSKPPLIALTQFLGTHIWGDTAFGVRFFSPVIATLTAIPLFRFVARVANIRTAFWLSVLMPLTPLLSVGCILMTIDPLSVMFWVFAMIAGWRAIQDSATTKDWLWVGLWMGLGFLSKYTALFQLLSWVAIFALYPPSRKQLRRSGPYLALLVTLLCSTPVVVWNAQHGWITVKHVSEGGRFDQPWAFTLANLWIGFKKFTLEFVAEEAGLQNPFIFLPTVFALFAFWKRRRNHTLLLYFFCMGAPLFACYFLLSFHSRVLPNWIAPSILPFFCVAVIYWEDRWHAGFRRIKPWIIGTLVYGCIAAVLLRDTALVSKLAEGHQLPAALDSTRRVKGWTETADVVEGYRQKLMAEGKPVFIICAHYGITGELTFNLPEAKATVKDHPLVYYQITKTPDNQFFFWPNYLDRKGQNAIYVQELDLAGKYLVAIPQELRDEFDSVTDLGTALVMYRGQPIRRLQISECRGLR; encoded by the coding sequence ATGCACTGGCTTCAAACCCTTGACGCTGGGTTGTTCCATCTGATCAACCCGGCGCTGAGCAATTCTTTTCTCGATGTCGTGATGCCGTTTTTCAGCGGCACTCCGCTTTTTGCCCCGGCGATTGTGATTGCGGCAATCATCATCGGCTGGAAGGGCGGGGCGCGCGGGCGAGTTTTTTTAGCGATGCTGATCCTTGCCATCGCGCTCGGCGATTCGCTCATTTGCAACACACTGAAAGAACTTATTGCGCGTCCGCGTCCGTTTTTTACGCTGACGGATGTTCACATGCCGGCAAGCATCGGGAAAAGCGGCAGCGGCAGCATGCCTTCATCACACGCGGCGAATTGGTTCGCGGCCACGATGGTCGCATTTATTTATTATCGCCGCAGCATCCGCTTCATGTTGCCGATGGCGTTGCTCGTCAGTTTTTCGCGCATCTATAATGGCGTGCATTATCCGAGCGACGTTCTGGCTGGCGCGATTTTGGGCGCGGGTTATGCCGCCGGCGGTGTGTGGACGCTGGATGCCATTTGGAAATGGGCGGGCGCGCGTTGGTTCCCGCTTTGGTGGCGGCGAATGCCATCGCTGATGAACCCGGTCATCCTGCCGGCGCCCGCGCCCGGTGACGCGGAATTGCTCAATCAACATTGGATGCGGCTGGGTTATACGCTGATCTTCGCGCAACTTTTTGCGAACTTGTGGTACATCGCCAGCGGACTTATTACGCTTTCGGAAGACGAAGCTTATCAATGGATCTGGTCAAAGCATCTCGCGATTTCCTACTACAGCAAACCGCCGCTCATCGCGCTCACGCAATTTCTTGGCACGCACATTTGGGGCGACACGGCGTTTGGCGTGCGCTTTTTTTCGCCGGTGATCGCGACGCTTACCGCGATTCCGCTTTTTCGATTTGTCGCGCGGGTCGCCAATATTCGGACCGCGTTCTGGCTTTCGGTGTTGATGCCGCTAACGCCGTTGCTTTCGGTTGGATGTATCCTGATGACGATTGATCCGTTGTCGGTGATGTTCTGGGTGTTTGCGATGATCGCGGGATGGCGCGCGATTCAGGATTCGGCTACGACAAAGGACTGGTTGTGGGTAGGTCTGTGGATGGGACTGGGTTTTCTCAGCAAATACACGGCGCTGTTTCAATTACTTTCGTGGGTGGCAATTTTTGCGCTTTATCCGCCGTCGCGCAAACAACTGCGCCGTTCCGGTCCGTATCTGGCGTTGCTCGTCACTCTCTTGTGCTCGACACCGGTGGTGGTGTGGAACGCTCAGCACGGCTGGATCACGGTCAAGCATGTTTCGGAAGGTGGACGTTTCGATCAACCGTGGGCGTTCACGCTGGCCAATCTTTGGATTGGTTTCAAAAAATTTACCTTGGAATTTGTCGCTGAAGAAGCGGGCTTGCAGAATCCATTTATTTTCCTGCCGACGGTGTTTGCCTTGTTCGCTTTTTGGAAGCGCCGCCGCAATCATACGTTGCTGCTTTATTTCTTCTGCATGGGCGCGCCATTGTTTGCGTGTTATTTCCTGTTATCGTTTCATTCGCGCGTGTTGCCGAATTGGATTGCGCCCTCGATTCTTCCGTTTTTTTGCGTGGCGGTGATTTATTGGGAAGACCGCTGGCATGCGGGTTTTCGCCGGATTAAACCGTGGATCATCGGCACGCTGGTTTATGGCTGCATCGCCGCGGTGTTGTTGCGCGATACCGCGCTGGTTTCCAAACTCGCCGAGGGCCATCAGCTTCCCGCCGCGTTGGATTCCACTCGCCGGGTGAAAGGTTGGACGGAAACGGCGGATGTGGTGGAAGGTTACCGCCAAAAATTAATGGCGGAAGGCAAGCCGGTGTTCATCATTTGCGCGCATTACGGCATCACGGGGGAATTGACATTCAATCTGCCTGAAGCGAAGGCCACGGTGAAAGACCATCCGTTGGTTTATTATCAAATCACCAAAACTCCCGATAACCAATTTTTCTTCTGGCCAAATTATTTGGATCGCAAAGGTCAAAATGCGATTTACGTGCAGGAGCTTGACCTGGCGGGGAAATATTTGGTGGCGATTCCGCAGGAGCTTCGGGATGAATTTGATTCGGTCACCGACCTGGGAACGGCCCTGGTGATGTATCGCGGCCAGCCCATTCGCCGATTGCAAATCAGTGAATGCCGCGGCTTGCGTTAA
- a CDS encoding DNA glycosylase: MNAAACVKVAMKPGEKIFLVRHYDLAATLTSGQAFRWQSHEDGWAGVIGKRWVHLRANNDGMIAWTAAPVADWEWLTHYLQIEKDLQVVLASFPGDEAMRRAVEACNGLRLLRQEPWECLASFILSSTKQIVQIRQIITLLCERFGEPIEVPAGHSPAWSFPTAERLASVTEAELRDCKMGFRAPYLLAAARSIASGNLSLEKLHSISLAEARAALVSLPGVGPKIADCVLLFAYDFPGAFPVDVWVMKALRQLYFPRRNPSRRRLENFIATYFGAHAGYAQQYLFHYMRVHRKEPKPKKSSRRAKRNDLKKPRRA; encoded by the coding sequence GTGAATGCCGCGGCTTGCGTTAAAGTGGCGATGAAGCCGGGCGAGAAAATTTTTCTGGTACGGCATTACGATTTGGCCGCGACGCTTACTTCCGGCCAGGCCTTTCGCTGGCAATCGCACGAGGACGGTTGGGCTGGCGTGATCGGCAAACGCTGGGTGCATCTGCGAGCGAACAATGACGGGATGATTGCCTGGACCGCCGCGCCGGTGGCGGATTGGGAATGGCTCACGCATTATCTTCAGATCGAAAAAGATTTGCAGGTTGTTCTCGCAAGTTTTCCCGGAGACGAAGCGATGCGCAGGGCGGTGGAAGCGTGCAATGGTCTGCGGCTTTTGCGGCAGGAGCCGTGGGAATGTCTTGCCTCGTTTATCTTATCGTCCACGAAACAGATCGTGCAGATCCGGCAGATCATTACGCTGCTGTGCGAACGCTTTGGGGAGCCGATTGAAGTTCCGGCCGGGCATTCTCCGGCGTGGTCGTTTCCGACGGCGGAACGATTGGCGAGCGTCACTGAAGCGGAACTGCGTGATTGTAAAATGGGTTTTCGCGCGCCGTATTTGCTGGCTGCCGCGCGGTCCATTGCCTCGGGAAATTTATCACTGGAGAAACTTCATTCGATTTCGCTGGCTGAAGCGCGGGCAGCTTTGGTCAGCTTGCCCGGCGTGGGGCCGAAAATCGCGGATTGTGTTTTGCTTTTCGCGTACGATTTCCCGGGCGCGTTTCCGGTGGATGTTTGGGTGATGAAGGCGTTGCGCCAACTTTATTTTCCACGGCGGAATCCTTCGCGTAGGCGGCTTGAAAATTTCATCGCGACTTATTTCGGCGCGCACGCCGGATACGCGCAGCAATATTTGTTTCATTACATGCGGGTGCATCGCAAGGAACCAAAGCCTAAAAAATCCAGCCGCCGCGCGAAACGGAATGACTTGAAAAAGCCGCGCCGCGCTTAG